The following coding sequences lie in one candidate division KSB1 bacterium genomic window:
- a CDS encoding NADH-quinone oxidoreductase subunit M, giving the protein MIDLNQSFPLLSFLILAPTAGAFLICLIPADRAKLLRAIAFAVSMLVFVFSLPLYFGFDASRTAFQFEEKYEWIPALQATYHLGIDGLSLLMILLTAFLMPLIFLASWHDIKKSVKGYLISMLLLETGMMGVFAALDLLLFYIFWEAMLIPMYFIIGVWGGPRRVYAALKFFIYTMAGSLLMLVAILFIYFYYGKVTGMLTFDLVQIRDLLFPENYQIWLFLAFGLSFAIKVPMFPFHTWLPDAHVEAPTAGSVILAGVLLKMGTYGFLRFCLPLFPNAALQFTPMISILAIIGILYGAWVSMVQPDIKKLVAYSSVSHLGFVMLGIFTLTHQGLQGGLLQMVNHGLSTGALFLIVGMIYERRHTRLIEDFGGLAKQIPIFTAFFMIVTLSSIGLPGLNGFVGEFLVLLGTFLTNKWHAALATSGVIFAAVYMLRMFQRVMFGKLEREENQNLADLSKREIAVLVPVVAMIVLIGVWPQPFLNKMEKSVDHLIRTVHYRAERVQQAPALAPVNLADTDLNHQQNDEFKLAKSQQGKTLKVKMIESQ; this is encoded by the coding sequence ATGATTGATTTGAATCAGAGCTTTCCCTTGCTCTCTTTTTTAATCCTCGCCCCAACTGCCGGCGCGTTTTTGATCTGCTTGATTCCCGCCGACCGCGCCAAGCTGCTGCGCGCGATCGCGTTCGCAGTGAGCATGCTTGTCTTTGTGTTTAGCCTGCCGCTCTATTTTGGCTTTGACGCATCGCGCACCGCGTTTCAATTCGAGGAGAAATACGAATGGATTCCGGCCTTGCAGGCGACTTATCACCTCGGCATCGATGGCTTGAGTTTACTGATGATTTTGCTCACGGCGTTTCTGATGCCGTTGATCTTTCTCGCCTCGTGGCACGACATCAAAAAAAGCGTCAAAGGCTATTTGATCTCCATGCTGCTGCTGGAAACCGGCATGATGGGTGTCTTTGCCGCGCTCGATCTTCTTCTCTTTTATATTTTCTGGGAGGCGATGCTGATTCCCATGTATTTCATCATCGGCGTCTGGGGCGGGCCGCGCCGCGTTTACGCCGCGCTGAAATTTTTTATCTACACCATGGCTGGCAGCCTGTTGATGCTGGTCGCGATTTTGTTCATTTATTTTTATTATGGCAAAGTCACCGGCATGTTGACGTTTGATCTGGTGCAAATTCGCGACTTGCTGTTTCCGGAAAATTATCAAATCTGGCTCTTTCTGGCGTTCGGCTTGTCGTTCGCCATCAAAGTCCCGATGTTTCCGTTTCACACCTGGCTGCCGGATGCGCATGTCGAAGCGCCGACCGCCGGTTCGGTTATCCTGGCCGGTGTGCTGCTGAAAATGGGCACGTACGGTTTTCTCCGTTTCTGCCTGCCGCTTTTCCCCAACGCCGCCCTGCAATTCACGCCGATGATTTCGATTCTTGCGATCATCGGCATTCTCTACGGCGCCTGGGTTTCGATGGTGCAGCCTGACATCAAAAAACTCGTGGCGTATTCATCGGTAAGCCATCTCGGTTTTGTGATGCTCGGTATTTTCACGCTGACGCACCAAGGCTTGCAGGGCGGGCTTTTGCAAATGGTCAATCACGGGCTTTCCACCGGCGCGCTCTTTTTGATCGTCGGCATGATTTACGAGCGCCGCCACACGCGCCTGATCGAAGACTTCGGCGGCCTGGCCAAACAGATTCCGATCTTCACGGCATTTTTCATGATCGTGACATTATCATCCATCGGTTTGCCCGGGCTCAACGGCTTTGTCGGCGAATTTCTCGTTTTGCTGGGCACGTTCTTGACGAATAAATGGCATGCCGCGCTTGCCACTTCCGGCGTCATTTTCGCCGCCGTTTACATGCTCCGCATGTTCCAGCGCGTCATGTTCGGCAAATTGGAAAGGGAAGAGAATCAAAATCTCGCCGATCTTTCCAAACGCGAAATTGCCGTCCTCGTTCCCGTCGTGGCGATGATCGTCTTGATCGGCGTGTGGCCGCAGCCGTTTTTGAATAAAATGGAAAAATCCGTCGATCACTTGATTCGCACCGTGCACTACCGCGCCGAGCGCGTCCAGCAAGCCCCGGCTCTCGCGCCGGTCAATCTTGCGGATACCGATTTGAATCATCAGCAAAATGACGAATTCAAATTAGCCAAAAGCCAACAAGGCAAAACCCTTAAAGTCAAAATGATTGAATCACAATAA
- the nuoL gene encoding NADH-quinone oxidoreductase subunit L: protein MQNYLWLIPFFPLIGFAINGLLGRKLNEKAVGVIGAGVVLASFIVAVLSFAELLNLAPDSRLLTQTLYQWLATGNLGIDIAFRLDTLSMTMVLVVTGVGFLIHVYAIGYMHGERGFARFFAFLNLFTFAMLLLVMGDNFLLMFVGWEGVGLCSYLLIGFYYDRVFDETTGLTCAGAGTKAFVVNRIGDFGFLLGIFLIFATFGSLNFETVFSKAGEALAAPQVSTATFTAIALLLFIGATGKSAQLPLYVWLPDAMAGPTPVSALIHAATMVTAGVYMVARCSIIFLQAPIAMEVVATVGLATAVFAATMAITATDIKKVLAYSTVSQLGYMFLACGVGAFTAGIFHLVTHAFFKALLFLGAGSVMHALSGETQITKMGGLKKHTPTTFRTFLMGGIAIAGIFPFSGFFSKDEILWKTFLHSPALYVIALIAAGVTAFYMFRMIFMTFYGAPRMNAAVMHHLHESPKIMTVPLMVLAVLSIVGGWIGIPHVNQFEHWLEPALTRFIPEGTAVPGAAHEGSFALELSLMALSVAVALAGIYLAHHMYLAKAGAADRVAARLSGLYNLLKRKYYVDEIYDALFVRPLFWLSENFFWKIFDVKLIDGAVNGSAGIFGGLAAVLRRWQTGIVQNYAVTLVLGVIVILGYLLMK, encoded by the coding sequence ATGCAAAACTATCTTTGGCTCATACCCTTTTTCCCTCTCATCGGCTTTGCGATCAACGGCCTGTTGGGCCGCAAGTTGAATGAAAAAGCCGTTGGCGTCATTGGCGCCGGTGTCGTGTTGGCAAGTTTTATCGTTGCCGTATTGTCTTTTGCCGAACTGCTCAACCTCGCCCCCGACTCCCGCCTGTTGACCCAAACGCTTTATCAGTGGCTGGCGACCGGCAATCTCGGCATCGACATCGCTTTTCGCCTTGACACGCTTTCGATGACGATGGTTCTCGTTGTCACCGGTGTCGGCTTTCTGATTCACGTTTACGCCATCGGCTACATGCACGGCGAGCGCGGCTTCGCGCGCTTTTTCGCCTTTTTGAATCTGTTCACCTTCGCCATGCTGCTGCTGGTGATGGGCGACAACTTTCTGCTGATGTTCGTCGGCTGGGAGGGCGTCGGCCTGTGTTCCTATTTGCTCATCGGATTTTACTACGATCGTGTCTTCGACGAAACCACCGGCCTCACCTGCGCTGGTGCCGGCACCAAAGCCTTCGTCGTCAACCGCATCGGCGATTTCGGATTTCTGCTCGGCATTTTTCTCATCTTCGCCACCTTCGGCTCGCTCAATTTTGAAACGGTTTTTTCCAAAGCCGGCGAAGCGCTCGCCGCGCCGCAAGTTTCCACCGCGACGTTCACGGCCATCGCGCTCCTCCTTTTTATCGGCGCCACCGGCAAATCCGCGCAGCTTCCTTTATATGTTTGGCTGCCCGACGCCATGGCCGGCCCGACGCCGGTTTCCGCGCTCATTCACGCCGCCACGATGGTCACCGCCGGCGTTTACATGGTCGCGCGCTGCAGCATCATTTTTTTGCAAGCGCCCATCGCGATGGAAGTCGTTGCCACCGTCGGCCTCGCCACCGCTGTCTTCGCGGCAACCATGGCGATCACCGCCACCGACATCAAAAAAGTGCTCGCCTATTCCACCGTGAGCCAGCTCGGCTACATGTTTCTCGCCTGCGGCGTCGGCGCTTTTACCGCCGGCATTTTTCATTTGGTCACACACGCTTTTTTCAAAGCCCTGCTGTTTCTCGGCGCCGGCAGTGTCATGCACGCGCTCTCCGGCGAAACGCAGATCACCAAAATGGGCGGCTTGAAAAAACATACGCCGACCACGTTCCGGACTTTTCTGATGGGCGGCATTGCCATCGCCGGCATTTTTCCCTTCTCCGGATTTTTTTCCAAGGATGAAATTCTCTGGAAAACGTTTTTGCATTCGCCGGCGCTTTATGTCATCGCGCTCATCGCCGCCGGCGTCACCGCGTTTTACATGTTCCGCATGATCTTCATGACGTTTTACGGCGCGCCGCGCATGAATGCCGCCGTCATGCACCATCTGCACGAATCGCCGAAAATCATGACCGTGCCGTTGATGGTTCTGGCCGTGCTTTCGATTGTCGGCGGCTGGATCGGCATTCCTCACGTTAATCAATTCGAACATTGGCTCGAACCGGCCTTGACCCGCTTCATTCCGGAGGGTACTGCAGTGCCGGGCGCCGCCCATGAAGGCAGCTTCGCTTTGGAATTAAGCTTGATGGCGCTGTCGGTTGCCGTGGCGCTCGCCGGAATTTACCTGGCGCATCACATGTATCTCGCCAAAGCCGGCGCCGCCGACCGTGTCGCGGCGCGCCTCTCCGGTTTATACAACTTGCTCAAGCGCAAATACTATGTCGATGAAATTTACGACGCCTTGTTCGTCCGCCCGCTCTTTTGGCTCTCGGAAAATTTCTTCTGGAAAATTTTTGACGTGAAACTCATCGACGGCGCGGTCAACGGCTCGGCTGGAATTTTCGGCGGCCTCGCCGCCGTGCTGCGCCGCTGGCAAACGGGCATCGTGCAGAATTATGCCGTCACGCTGGTGTTGGGGGTGATCGTTATTCTTGGCTACTTGTTGATGAAATAA
- the nuoK gene encoding NADH-quinone oxidoreductase subunit NuoK codes for MPLVYYLLLSALLFGIGVAGVLLRRNAVVIFMSVELMLNAVNLTFVAFAAHLKNLEGQIFVFFVMVVAAAEVAVGLALIVAIFRVKETVFVDEINLMKW; via the coding sequence ATGCCTCTCGTTTACTATCTTTTGTTGAGCGCGCTGCTTTTCGGCATCGGCGTCGCCGGCGTTTTGTTGCGGCGAAACGCCGTTGTCATCTTTATGTCCGTCGAGTTGATGCTGAATGCGGTGAATTTGACTTTTGTCGCCTTTGCGGCGCATTTGAAAAATCTCGAGGGCCAAATCTTCGTCTTCTTCGTCATGGTCGTTGCCGCCGCCGAAGTCGCCGTCGGCCTCGCCCTCATCGTCGCGATCTTTCGCGTCAAGGAAACCGTTTTTGTGGACGAAATCAATTTGATGAAATGGTAG
- a CDS encoding NADH-quinone oxidoreductase subunit J yields the protein MASNLQTILFFLFSVIALGSAIMMILHRNPIYSAIFLIVTFFALAGCYVLLNAPFVASVHVIVYAGAIMVLFLFVIMLLNLKRDPARERGKIARRTFAALVVLILLAEIGVLIGGSIFTANTAVNQPVIGLVNGAAEATNLVGSTASIGKELFTTYLLPFEIASVLLLVGIIGAVILAKRKIMP from the coding sequence ATGGCTAGCAATCTACAGACGATTCTTTTTTTTCTCTTTTCCGTCATCGCGCTCGGCTCGGCAATCATGATGATTCTGCACCGCAATCCGATCTATAGCGCGATTTTTCTCATCGTCACATTTTTTGCGCTGGCAGGCTGCTATGTTTTACTGAACGCGCCATTTGTCGCCTCGGTGCACGTCATCGTCTACGCCGGCGCCATCATGGTGTTGTTCCTGTTCGTCATCATGCTGCTCAATCTCAAACGCGATCCGGCCCGCGAGCGCGGCAAAATCGCGCGCCGGACTTTTGCGGCGCTCGTGGTTCTCATTCTGCTCGCGGAGATCGGCGTGCTGATCGGCGGCTCGATTTTTACCGCAAACACCGCGGTGAATCAACCGGTCATCGGCCTGGTGAACGGCGCTGCGGAGGCGACGAACCTTGTCGGCAGCACGGCCAGCATCGGCAAAGAACTGTTTACCACCTATCTTTTGCCATTTGAAATCGCCTCGGTGCTTCTGCTCGTCGGCATCATCGGCGCCGTTATTTTGGCAAAACGCAAAATAATGCCTTGA
- a CDS encoding outer membrane lipoprotein-sorting protein produces the protein MLKRMFLVTASLIAALLLVNQVVIPHVRRARGHDEMRQFCLQKGRDVIMKAVAAHGGLAAWQNKTDISFQLHDQWNSPAGTALFGWLNMWPEREVETRQHYLLRQNTGRIELNAAAGHHVWGYRDFKPWALLNDRIDEKNIARAHFTVPMINYLVELPYRFLDNGAFPEFVNEVKHGDRLYDRVRITFGLNAGNYPPNEYLADFDHQTGRLAFLEYTVRERLPRYLAVRATFENYQQFDGTWIPTQIKFHLTEPIITLALHTWQISDVRFNTGIKESFFARIDDSALGNSGPR, from the coding sequence ATGTTGAAACGGATGTTTCTCGTGACGGCCTCACTCATTGCTGCCTTGCTTTTGGTCAATCAAGTCGTTATTCCTCATGTCCGGCGCGCGCGCGGGCATGACGAGATGCGGCAGTTTTGCCTGCAAAAAGGCCGTGACGTCATCATGAAGGCGGTTGCCGCCCACGGCGGTCTTGCGGCCTGGCAGAATAAAACCGATATCAGTTTTCAACTGCACGATCAGTGGAATTCGCCGGCTGGCACGGCCCTGTTCGGTTGGCTCAACATGTGGCCGGAGCGAGAGGTTGAAACCCGGCAGCATTATCTCTTGCGACAAAACACCGGGCGCATCGAATTGAATGCCGCCGCCGGCCACCATGTTTGGGGATACCGCGATTTCAAGCCGTGGGCCTTGTTGAATGATCGGATTGATGAAAAAAATATTGCGCGCGCCCATTTCACCGTGCCGATGATCAATTATTTGGTCGAGCTGCCCTATCGCTTTCTCGACAACGGCGCGTTCCCGGAATTCGTCAACGAAGTAAAACACGGCGACCGTCTTTACGATCGCGTGCGGATCACCTTCGGTTTGAACGCCGGCAATTATCCGCCAAATGAATATCTTGCCGACTTCGATCATCAAACCGGCCGGCTGGCGTTTCTCGAATACACCGTTCGTGAAAGACTGCCGCGTTACCTCGCCGTGCGCGCCACCTTTGAAAACTATCAGCAATTCGACGGCACCTGGATTCCCACCCAAATCAAATTTCATCTCACCGAGCCGATCATCACGCTTGCCCTGCACACCTGGCAAATCTCAGACGTGCGGTTTAACACGGGCATCAAAGAAAGCTTTTTTGCGCGAATCGATGATAGCGCGTTGGGCAATTCCGGGCCACGGTGA